The genomic interval GGGCCGTTCGGGGTTATTCCTCTTCCCGCTCCTTGATGGCTTCGTTCAAGTCCAGCAGCAGGGCGTCCACGTCAATTCCGTGGGCGATGGCACCCTGCTCCAGGTTCTCAAAACGGGCCACCGCG from Chloroflexota bacterium carries:
- a CDS encoding DUF1858 domain-containing protein, whose product is MPIGRIVQEYPQTVPVFLKHGLMCFGCAVARFENLEQGAIAHGIDVDALLLDLNEAIKEREEE